The genomic DNA TGTCCCTAAAAGCCTTTTACCTTCAGTCGTTAGCCTTCGGCTTGCGAAAGTGGGGTGAATTGAGTGCCTCGGTCATCAAGGCCATCTTATGCTAAGCGATTAAAGGCTATCTCTAAGGTAAGCGAAGCCATTGTCTCAAATCTCTACCTGGAAGATATCCTCCGGCTTATTACTACTGTCACGGCAGAGGTAATGGGCTCCAGGATATGTTCTTTGATGCTTTTGGATGAAGAAAAGCAGGAATTGGTTGTCCGGGCGACTAATTCTATCAGCAAGGAATTTTATGAAGCCTATAACCAAAAGCCTAATTTGAAGATAGGGGAAGGAATCGCCGGAAAGGTCGCCCAGGAAAATCATCCCCGAATAGTGGCTGATGTCACAAAGGAGAAAGACTATAAATATAAGGAAATGGCCCGAAAGGAAGGTCTGGTTTCTTTGCTCTGTGTTCCTTTATCTGTTAAGGGAAAAGTAATCGGGGTCCTGACTAGCTACACCTCTTTTCCTCATAAGTTTACCCAAAGTGAGGTCGATGTGCTGACCACCGTGGCCAATCAGGCGGCTGTAACCATTGAAAACGCCGACCTGATGGTCAAAACCAGGATCATTCAGGAGGAACTGGAGACCCGAAAGCTAATTGAAAAAGCCAAAGGCATCTTAATGAAAGAGCAGGGGTTCTCAGAAGAAGAGGCTTATCGAAGGATTCAGCAGCAGTCGATGAATATGCGTAAGTCTATGCGGGAGATTGCAGAGGCAATCCTTCTGACCAAGGAAATCGAGGGGAGGGATTAAGCATGGGATTAGCCCTTAAAAAGGAAGAGAGATACACTTATCGGGATTATCTCACCTGGCCTGACGAGGAAAGCTGGGAGATTATAAATGGTGAGGCATACAACATGAGTCCTGCTCCAAAGGTTACCCACCAGAATGTTGCAGGCAATCTTTATATAAGGCTGAGAACATCTCCAGAAAATGCCTGCTATACAGGCATAGCCCCTACAGATGTGGTGTTTGATGAATACAATGTGGTTCAACCTGATGTTTTTGTTGTGTGTGACAGGGCTAAGATTACTGAGGACAATA from bacterium includes the following:
- a CDS encoding GAF and ANTAR domain-containing protein, with the protein product MPRSSRPSYAKRLKAISKVSEAIVSNLYLEDILRLITTVTAEVMGSRICSLMLLDEEKQELVVRATNSISKEFYEAYNQKPNLKIGEGIAGKVAQENHPRIVADVTKEKDYKYKEMARKEGLVSLLCVPLSVKGKVIGVLTSYTSFPHKFTQSEVDVLTTVANQAAVTIENADLMVKTRIIQEELETRKLIEKAKGILMKEQGFSEEEAYRRIQQQSMNMRKSMREIAEAILLTKEIEGRD
- a CDS encoding Uma2 family endonuclease, with amino-acid sequence MGLALKKEERYTYRDYLTWPDEESWEIINGEAYNMSPAPKVTHQNVAGNLYIRLRTSPENACYTGIAPTDVVFDEYNVVQPDVFVVCDRAKITEDNIQGAPDLIVEVISPNTEVKDKREKKDIYERFGVREYIIVYPEREYIERFSLVGDRYNGPEIFNWDEIISLK